The DNA segment CGAAAGCAGAAAAGAACCCGATATTTGCTTGGGATTTAAATATGGGTGGTTTAATGAATGCTTTAGAAGTAGCACGTGAATATGATTTACAGTTCTTTACTCCAAGCTCAATTGGCGCATTTGGCCCATCTACTCCAAAAGTAAACACACCTCAAGTTACAATCCAACGACCGACTTCAATGTATGGCGTTAACAAAGTTGCTGGTGAATTATTGTGCCAATATTACTTTGAGAAATTTAATGTGGATACGCGTAGTGTTAGATTTCCAGGGCTGATTTCACATGTTAAAGAACCTGGTGGCGGCACGACAGATTATGCCGTGGATATATACTTCCAAGCAGTACGCCAAGGTAAATACACGAGCTATATTGCACAAGATACTTATATGGATATGATGTTTATGGATGACGCGATCGACGCTATCATTCAATTGATGGAAGCAGATGGTGTGAAATTGATTAACCGTAATGCTTATAATTTAAGTGCGATGAGTATTGAACCAGAAATGGTTAAAGCATCTATTCAAGAATATTTACCAGATTTTGAATTAAGTTATGACGTTGATCCGCAAAGACAAGCCATAGCAGATAGTTGGCCGAATAGTATAGATGTAAGTTGTGCTAGAGCAGAGTGGGGATTCGACCCGAAATATGATCTCAACAAAATGACTGAGGTTATGTTAGAGGCTATTAAACAGAAATAACTTCATCATTTATTGTATATAAAACAATTAGATAATTGTGTTAAAGTTTAAATATTTCGAAAATTCATTGAATCAAGTTATTCACATTGATATAATTTAATATACAAACTTTGAAAGCTTTGGGAGGATAAATCATGTCAGAAAAAATACAATTTGTAGAGCGACAACAATTAAAAGAAAAGCCAGACCCAAAAGATTTAGGATTTGGGGAGCACTTCACGGATTATATGTTAAGTTTTCAATATGATGCCGATAAAGGATGGCATGATTTAAAGATTGTGCCATACGGATCAATCGAAATATCTCCAGCTGCTCAAGCACTTCATTACGGACAAGCAGTGTTTGAAGGATTGAAAGCATATAAACATGATGGAGAAGTTGACTTATTCCGTCCATCTC comes from the Staphylococcus hsinchuensis genome and includes:
- a CDS encoding NAD-dependent epimerase/dehydratase family protein, whose amino-acid sequence is MKKIMITGALGQIGTELVLKCRSLYGNDNVLATDIREPEPASSLSNGPFEILDVTDRKHMNQLVESFQPDTLMHMAALLSAKAEKNPIFAWDLNMGGLMNALEVAREYDLQFFTPSSIGAFGPSTPKVNTPQVTIQRPTSMYGVNKVAGELLCQYYFEKFNVDTRSVRFPGLISHVKEPGGGTTDYAVDIYFQAVRQGKYTSYIAQDTYMDMMFMDDAIDAIIQLMEADGVKLINRNAYNLSAMSIEPEMVKASIQEYLPDFELSYDVDPQRQAIADSWPNSIDVSCARAEWGFDPKYDLNKMTEVMLEAIKQK